CGCCTCCGCGATCCGACACCTGATCTCTGAGAAGTGCACCCCGTACGGATGTTGTGATTCTGGATCCAGATGTAGTACTTCTTATACATGAGTGAGCAGGTGCACAACAGGCTGGCTGTTGTCAGAGCCGAGCGGAAGGTGTCTCGACAGGCACTGGCCGAGGCAGTGGGCGTCCACTACCAGACCATCGGCTACATCGAGCGCGGCCAGTACAACCCCAGCCTCGACCTGGCCCTGAAAATGGCCCGGTTCTTCGGTCTCCCTGTGGAAGCGCTGTTCTCCCTGGAGCCGTTCCAGCTGCTCACCGACGAGTTCTACGGGAGGAACCAGTGATACCCACCACGCGCTACGACCGGCACATGTACGCGCTGATGAACGACCGCCGCGCGGCTGCGGTCCATGCCACCACGACCCGGCGTCGGTTTGCCGTCACCGCCCATGTCGCCCTCACCGCCGTCGGGGTGGGCGCCTGGATCGGCACGGTCTTCGGCCCCGGGTGGGGACCGGCCCTCGTGGTCGCGGGCGCGCTGCTGCCCTGGGTCCTGCTCACCGGCGTCCTGAACGGCTCAACTCGCGGACTCCTCGAGCTACGGGGCCGGATGCTCGACGAGCGACAGCTCGCCGAACGCGACCGGGTACGGGCCTTGGCCCACCGGATCACTCTGTGGCTGCTCGTTGCCGCGGCGATCGGCGCCGGCGCCTACAGCACCCTGGCGGATGCGCCTCTGCGCGCGGCCGTGACACCGGTCCTCGTCGGCGTGCTCGCCGCGCACTGGATGATGCCGCTGTGGGTGGCGGCCCTGCGTGTCCAGGACGAGCCGACCGACTGCCTGGCCGACGCGGCTTGAGACGATAGGCCTTCCAGTCGTTTGCCTCCCCACACGTGGGCACCGCTCCAGGGCGCGTGAACCACACCAAACGGCCAAAAGGACACGGTCCAGGCCACGGTCCTGGTCAGCTCATACGACCCGTCGGACAGGCCCTCACCCCATGTACGGGCCGACAGTGCAGACAGGACTCTGGGTATCCCGCACTCCGGGAGCGGTGTGAGCGCTGCTGCCTCGGGTAGCCGGGCCGACATGTTCAGACACCGACGTGTAAGGGTTACGTGCGTCCTACTGGTCAGCTGGGGGGTGCTCACCGCCATGGGACGCTGGGCGGAGCACTCCACTTGGCCGAGGGCCGTGGGGAACGGACTGCTGCTCGGGTGCGTGGTGGCGGGTACGTGGTGGTTCGCCGAGATGACACAGGGGCGATCGCTACGACGGAGCGATCCCGGCCTGGAGAAGCCTCGGTTCAGCAAGCGGCGCTGAGAACGATCATGGTTTAGTCGGTGCGAGCATGCTGACACGGTTCTCGTACGCACTGCCGTGCACCGGCCGGGACCGCCTTGGATGCCGTGGCCGCCGCCGACGTGCCGCCCGCGGTCGGCGGCCGCGTAGCGCTCAGGGCTCAGCGAGCCCTGAGTGAGCGGGTGGCCCGGCCGGACGGCGACCACCGGTCGGTCTCTGCCGACGAGGTGGTGGTGGAGCCGACCGCGACGACCCAGTCGAGGTCGCCCTCGGCGTCGGCCTGGGCGAGCAGGGCGGTGAAGCCCACTGGGCGTCAGTCAACGACACGCATCAACCAACGATCAGATGATCCGAAGTAACGGCCTAGACACACCACACCATTGCTCTTCTCGGTCACCACCCCTGATACGCCGGCCGTCCCACCGACCACCTACGCCTCGGGCGACAACGAGGCGGCGAAGAAGAACGTCACCAGCCTGCTCACCGACCTGGGCTGGCAGCCTGCACGGATCGAAGACCTCGGAGGCATCTGCACTGCCCGGGCCACCGAGGTCATGATCCTGGTCGGACCCCACGTCCTGCGCCGACGCGGCTTCGAGCCCTCAGCGGGCTCGCGGGGTCAGCTGAGCATCGATACCGAACGTCGGCGCGGACACCGCCCGACCGACGGTTGCACGTCATGCCCGACCTCGCCGTCGGCAGAGCCCCTGTCGAGCCCTCGCCTCGTACAACCGCCGAATTCAGAAGCTATGGACACCGGGCCAGCCCTGATCTGCTCGGGATGCACCGGGGTAGTTCAGGCTGTCAGGTGAGCGGCTCAGGCGCGGGTACCGGGCCGGGCAGTGGACCCGGATGGGGCCCCGGCTCCGGGCGGGGACCTCCCGGCTGGGGATCCGGCCCAGGCTGCGGCGGAGTCGGCGGTACGGGGTCAGGACCGCCCGGCCCGGGCACCGGACCGGGCACGGGGCCCGGTTGCGGGCCAGGACCGGGTCCAGGCGTCGGGGTGGGGCTCGGCGGGACCGGATCATTCGGCGGCGTACCCATGGTCACCTCTTCACGTCGGCGTTCGGGGCCCGGGGCCGGCTGTGGTGCCGACCGGCCGGGAAGGACAGGCGTCTCAACGGGCGCCGGCTGCGGCTGCGGCGGGCCCGGCCGAGTCGAATGCCCGGTCCGTACGTCGCTTCCCATGATCACACCTGCTCCCTGGATCGGAAGGGATTCAGCTCCCTCCTCCCTCGACTGCCCGAGGAAGTCGCACTCATGCCCGCGCACCGCCTCCGAGCTGGCGAACACGCATCCGGTCGGGGCAGACCGTGACCATGACCGCCACCTGCGGCGTCGGAGCGGCGCTGCCAGCTGGACGGCTACGGCGAGCGTTATGCCGTCGAGTGCGCGTCCGCCGAGGGGAAAAACGCGCAGATCCTGGCATGCCACCCTTCGGGCACTTCAAGCCAGCCTTAAGTAAACGTTAAGCCGCTGACGTCCGAGGAAAACAGCAGGTCAGAGGCGTGCAATGAATACGTCCAGTGTTGCCATGGGCATTACATCTCCACGATACTCACTGCCCCGGGGTGACATCGCGTCACCTTTGAGAGCGCTCTCACCGGCAGACCGACGGCTGGTCCCGCCCGGACGCGTTCTCCTCCCCTTCCTCGGAAAAGGATGACTGCCCATGGCTGCTGCTCATCGAGCGAGACGCTGGTCCTTCGGCGGCCTGGTGCTGGTCGTCACCGCCGGGCTGGTGGTGGCGGTGTTCATGTCCCTCGTGGGCTCGGGTGCTTCACAGGCCGGTGCCGCCGCGGTTGCCGCGCAGACCTGGTCCGACGAGTTCGACGGACCGGCGGGCCGCGCGCCCGATTCCGCGAAGTGGACGCTGGAGAACGGCGGTTCGGGATTCGGGAACCACGAGTTGCAGTACTACACCACCAGCACGGCGAACGCCGCGCTCGACGGCCAGGGTCACCTGGTCCTGACGGCGCGGAAGAACACCGATGCCGGGCTGCGGTGCTGGTACGGGCAGTGCCAGTACACGTCGGCGCGGCTGAACACCGCCAAGACGTTCACGCAGACGTACGGCCGTTTCGAGGCGCGCATCAAGATCCCGCGGGGACAGGGGATCTGGCCCGCGTTCTGGATGCTGGGCAATGACCTCGGCACCGTGGGGTGGCCCCACAGCGGCGAGATCGACATCATGGAGAACATCGGACGCGAACCCCAAACGGTGCACGGCACGGTGCACGGGCCGGGGTACTCGGGAGCGGGCGGCCTGGGCGCGTCGTACAGCCTGCCAGGTGGACGGGCCTTCGCCGACGACTTCCATGTGTTCGCCGTGGACTGGAGCCCGAACTCGATCACCTGGTCGGTCGACGGCACGCCGTACAAGACACTCGCCCCGGCCGGCACCAACGGCGACAAGTGGGTCTTCGACCACCCGTTCTTCCTCCTCCTCAACGTCGCGGTCGGCGGCGACTGGCCCGGTAGCCCCGACGCCTCCTCGGCCTTCCCGCAGACGATGGTCGTCGACTACGTACGCGCCTCCGGCAGCGCCTCCACCACCGCACGCCCGATACGCGGCATCGGCGGCATGTGCGTCGACGTAGCGGGGGGCTCGAACGCCGACCGTACGCCGATCCAGCTGCACAACTGCACCGGGAACGCGGCCCAGCAGTGGACCGTCGGCGGCGACGGCACCGTTCGCGCCCTCGGCAAGTGCCTTGACGTGGCCGGTGGTTCCGCCGCGGACGGCGCCGTGGTCCAGCTCTACACCTGCAACGGCACCGAGGCACAGAGATGGACGTACACCGGCGCCCGCGACCTCACCAACATCGGCGCCGGCAAGTGCCTTGACGCCAAGGGCAATTCCTCGGCCGACGGCACCCGGCTGCAGACCTGGACCTGCAACGGCGGCGCCAACCAGAAGTGGACGGTCGGCTGACCGAACCGCGGACTCGGCAGGGCCCGCCTGCCTGAGTTCTTCCCCGGCTTCCGATCCGTCCCCGTTCCCGGCTCCTCCCCCGCCCGACCGGCCCCTCCCCCGCCCCCCGTTCCGCACCTGTACCAGGCGCCTCCCCCACCCGACCTCCCACAGAACGGCCCCCACCATGACGGCTCGCCACCAGCGAACGATGTCCCGCAGGAAACTCCTCACGGCGACCGCGGGCCTTGCCCTGGCGGTGCCCGCCGTGGCCACCTGGCTCGAGGCCGACGCCGACGCTTCGACCACGCCGACGCTCCCGCTGGATCTGGTCAACACCACCGGCAACGACACGGTGTACGCCTACGTGCTCGGCCGCGACCCGGCGGCCGGCGGCAGCTGGGCCTTCATTCAGGCGGACGGATCCAGCCTCCACCACCCGCCGTCCCCGGCCAGTGACCAGACACCGCTCGACGTCGACTGCGCCCTTGCCCTCAACGCGTCCGGAGCCGGGGCGCGGCGGGTGACGCTGCCGCGGCTGTACAGCGGACGCATCTACTTCTCCGTCGGCGCGAAGCTCACCTTCCTCATGAACCGAGGCGGCGGCCTGGCCCTGCCTTCGGTGAGCAACCCGACCGACCCCAACGCCGACGTCCACCACGATTTCTGCGAATTCACCTTCAACGAAGATCAGTTGTACGCCAACATCACGTTCGTCGACATGGTCTCGCTGCCGATCGCCTTCCAGCTGGAGACCGGACAGGGTCCCCAGACGGTGCGCGGACTGCCCGCCGACGGGCTGTCCCGGGTCGCCGCAGCACTGCGGGACCAGTCCGCAGCCGACGGCAGCGACTGGAGCAAGCTGATCGTCGCCAAGGGCGGCACCGAACTGCGCGTGGTCAGCCCCAATCTGGCCATCCGGGGCAACAACACCCTGTTCCGCGGATACTTCGACAGCTACGTCGACGAGGTGTGGAACAAGTACCGCTCCACCGATCTGCGCATCGACACCCAGTTCACCTGGGGCACCGTCACCGGCCGGGTGAACGGCGACACGCTCGCCTTCCCGGGAGTGGGCACCTTCGCCAAGCCGTCCACCCTCTCCGTCTTCTCCTGCAGCGACGCCCCCTTCACCACGGGCAACGATCTGATGGGCAACCTCAGCGCGCGGCTCGCCGCCGCCTTCAACCGCACCACCCTGCTGGACAACCCCCACCAGCCGACCGCCGAGAACCCGGCCTCGTTCTACACCCGGCCGCGGACCAACCACTACGCCCGCATCCTGCACGGCACCACTCCCGACCACCTCGGGTACGCCTTCCCCTACGACGACGTGCACCCGGCCGGGGTGGACTTCGAGGGCAAGGTCCAGTCCGGCAGCCCCGGGCGCTGGACCATCACCGTCGGTGGAACCGCCGACGGCGGAGGCGGTACGCCGACGCCGACCGCCACCGCCACAGGTGGCGGGATCAGCGCCTTCGCCACCATCCAGGCCGAAGCGTTCACGTCCCAGTCGGGAGCCCAGGTGGAGGCCTGCTCCGACAGCGGTGGCGGTTCCGATGTCGGCTGGCTGTCCCACGGCGACTGGCTCAAGTACTCCTCCGTCGCCTTCGGCACCCGAGGCGCCACCCGCTTCACCACGCGTGTCGCATCCGGCGCCACCGCGGGTGTCAGCGGCCTGGTCCAGGTCCGCCTCGGCAGCCCTACCGCCGCTCCGATCGGCAGCTTCGCCGTCGCCGGCA
This sequence is a window from Streptomyces sp. NBC_00691. Protein-coding genes within it:
- a CDS encoding family 16 glycosylhydrolase, translating into MAAAHRARRWSFGGLVLVVTAGLVVAVFMSLVGSGASQAGAAAVAAQTWSDEFDGPAGRAPDSAKWTLENGGSGFGNHELQYYTTSTANAALDGQGHLVLTARKNTDAGLRCWYGQCQYTSARLNTAKTFTQTYGRFEARIKIPRGQGIWPAFWMLGNDLGTVGWPHSGEIDIMENIGREPQTVHGTVHGPGYSGAGGLGASYSLPGGRAFADDFHVFAVDWSPNSITWSVDGTPYKTLAPAGTNGDKWVFDHPFFLLLNVAVGGDWPGSPDASSAFPQTMVVDYVRASGSASTTARPIRGIGGMCVDVAGGSNADRTPIQLHNCTGNAAQQWTVGGDGTVRALGKCLDVAGGSAADGAVVQLYTCNGTEAQRWTYTGARDLTNIGAGKCLDAKGNSSADGTRLQTWTCNGGANQKWTVG
- a CDS encoding helix-turn-helix transcriptional regulator, whose product is MSEQVHNRLAVVRAERKVSRQALAEAVGVHYQTIGYIERGQYNPSLDLALKMARFFGLPVEALFSLEPFQLLTDEFYGRNQ
- a CDS encoding glycoside hydrolase family 64 protein codes for the protein MSRRKLLTATAGLALAVPAVATWLEADADASTTPTLPLDLVNTTGNDTVYAYVLGRDPAAGGSWAFIQADGSSLHHPPSPASDQTPLDVDCALALNASGAGARRVTLPRLYSGRIYFSVGAKLTFLMNRGGGLALPSVSNPTDPNADVHHDFCEFTFNEDQLYANITFVDMVSLPIAFQLETGQGPQTVRGLPADGLSRVAAALRDQSAADGSDWSKLIVAKGGTELRVVSPNLAIRGNNTLFRGYFDSYVDEVWNKYRSTDLRIDTQFTWGTVTGRVNGDTLAFPGVGTFAKPSTLSVFSCSDAPFTTGNDLMGNLSARLAAAFNRTTLLDNPHQPTAENPASFYTRPRTNHYARILHGTTPDHLGYAFPYDDVHPAGVDFEGKVQSGSPGRWTITVGGTADGGGGTPTPTATATGGGISAFATIQAEAFTSQSGAQVEACSDSGGGSDVGWLSHGDWLKYSSVAFGTRGATRFTTRVASGATAGVSGLVQVRLGSPTAAPIGSFAVAGTGGWQTWRTVPADISHTTGTHDVYLTFTSGQPSDFVNLNWFTFA